The proteins below come from a single Desulfovibrio litoralis DSM 11393 genomic window:
- a CDS encoding HD domain-containing phosphohydrolase has translation MHILIAEDQLISRMILSDHLRKWGHQVTDVSNGKEALEVLFNCGSEIDMIITDWEMPIMDGISLAKVVREISATSHYIYIILLTGRNEFTDIVAGFSEGGVDDYIVKPFEVLELKLRIQGAIRLIKSERALRESNDNLERLVRKQTQDIRETQEEIISRLFNALESRDQETAQHVMRIAAMSSFMGGLLGWAPSRLDAIRAAAPLHDIGKIGIADSVLLKPDALTAEEFELIKGHTQIGAKILSGSHNPIIQMGEVIAHSHHENWDGTGYPKGLKENEIPIVAQVVSIVDVYDALSSDRVYRKGMPFDKVMAIISDSVGKKFSPGIGELFIKNIKDIQEHCETVNYSIAKREENSPD, from the coding sequence ATGCATATTTTAATAGCAGAAGATCAGCTTATTTCTCGCATGATTCTTTCAGATCATCTCCGTAAATGGGGGCATCAGGTTACTGATGTCTCTAATGGTAAAGAGGCGTTAGAAGTTTTATTCAACTGTGGTTCTGAAATTGATATGATTATAACTGATTGGGAGATGCCGATTATGGACGGTATTTCTCTGGCGAAAGTAGTTAGAGAAATTAGTGCAACTTCTCATTATATATATATTATTTTGTTAACAGGTCGCAATGAATTTACTGATATTGTTGCGGGTTTTAGCGAGGGTGGGGTTGATGATTATATTGTTAAGCCTTTTGAAGTTTTAGAGCTTAAATTGCGTATTCAGGGTGCCATTAGGTTGATTAAATCTGAACGTGCATTAAGAGAATCTAATGATAACCTTGAACGTTTAGTCAGAAAACAAACTCAAGATATTAGAGAAACCCAAGAAGAGATAATAAGCAGGCTTTTTAATGCTTTAGAATCAAGAGATCAAGAAACAGCCCAACACGTTATGCGTATTGCCGCAATGAGTTCTTTTATGGGAGGTCTGTTAGGTTGGGCACCGTCTCGCCTTGATGCAATTCGTGCGGCTGCTCCTTTACATGATATTGGAAAAATAGGTATAGCCGACTCAGTTTTATTAAAGCCTGATGCTCTTACTGCTGAAGAGTTTGAATTAATTAAAGGACATACGCAAATAGGCGCGAAGATTTTATCGGGGTCTCATAATCCTATAATTCAAATGGGCGAGGTAATTGCACATTCACATCATGAGAACTGGGACGGAACGGGCTATCCTAAGGGTTTAAAAGAAAACGAAATTCCGATCGTTGCTCAAGTCGTTTCTATCGTTGACGTTTATGATGCTCTTTCTTCAGATAGGGTTTATCGCAAAGGTATGCCTTTTGACAAAGTAATGGCAATTATCAGTGATAGTGTTGGTAAAAAGTTTTCCCCTGGGATTGGCGAGTTGTTCATAAAAAACATAAAAGATATTCAAGAACACTGTGAAACCGTTAATTACTCTATCGCAAAAAGAGAAGAGAATAGCCCGGATTAA
- a CDS encoding response regulator encodes MNTVGFKSVSKNHNKAVLKFIFWLILLWTFLVLLSLWSSLSRAERQSEEDARIQARTIFEKDSSLITWNVAVGGIYAPIGEEIRPNPYLAPYGREVETPTGEILTKINASLMVRLIYEMSALESGVVARLASNNPLRPLNMSDEWEFEALNLLEKKQVNEISSIETINNSPYMRLIRPLILDKNCLTCHTQPQNTLGAIHGGISVLVPMEPFTQIAQETYFQMILSHLALWLIVVILIFWGGNYLNTNMNAKEKAEQDLKNLACELEDRVKERTKELALKQSQLVAFMNNSDAGIFLKNKVGEYVLCNAYYAALLGRTTKEIKACVDTMLMPSELSNKIKTAENAACKDLTAVEISGHFDLNDKSEIFVAHIFPIINEKGLIDGVGGIIMNDTERIASEEVLKNAKAVAESASRSKSDFLANMSHEIRTPLNGVIGMADLLLQTKLNQEQASMAATIKNSGDSLLVVLNDILDFSKIEAGKMSIDSEPFSLRDMIFGAVKAIAPIAYKKNLELIVDINSNIPDHLDGDSNRIRQVVTNFLSNAIKFTDSGEVSLSVELVNLQANKVSLKIKVQDTGIGIPFEKQKNIFDSFEQGDSSTTRKYGGTGLGLTISHRLTVLMGGEISLESEQGKGSTFSVSLELPFLVDSSLSKIGMSTVQFKGLKALIVDDNATNRRIYSEYLSSWNFSVQDSVSVDDAMHHLKLGLNSHRAFDIVLLDVHMPDKDGFYMLELMRSNPDFQDVPVILLSSANVFLDSDELKSYDVLLSKPIRPEELMLAMGKALGLCSNELCIDSNASYIDKDVTARIQLNILLAEDMEMNQLVISKMLSTLGHNYTIVENGQKVLEALEKATYDLVMMDIQMPIMDGIRATQLIREKEKNNNSGQYTPIIALTANALKGDREKYLAIGMDNYVSKPIQLEALSKSLNDIMARFISAKLNNYTVNSGVVSIIGTTNSEPLNSQNSDFLDNKIDSGNVAALADLKENQKEEHKRENIPIEGISDSIDKAVVSNAFGGNNELIAATMDVYFRDAPIQLNGILEAINEGNNELLVSSAHSLKGISSYYSRGAVYQTCLKIEKYGRDKMLPDAKEELTSEYYYLSKNMEALILSMKNFFKE; translated from the coding sequence ATGAATACAGTTGGTTTTAAGTCTGTTTCTAAGAATCATAATAAAGCGGTTTTAAAATTTATTTTTTGGTTAATCTTACTCTGGACTTTTTTGGTGCTGTTGTCTTTATGGTCAAGCCTCTCTCGGGCGGAACGGCAAAGCGAAGAAGATGCCAGAATTCAAGCTCGTACCATATTTGAAAAAGATTCCTCTTTAATCACCTGGAATGTCGCCGTAGGTGGAATATATGCCCCTATTGGCGAGGAAATACGCCCTAATCCTTATCTTGCTCCTTATGGTCGCGAAGTAGAAACACCAACCGGGGAAATATTGACTAAAATCAATGCTTCTTTAATGGTGCGTCTTATTTATGAAATGAGTGCTTTAGAGTCTGGCGTTGTGGCAAGATTGGCGAGCAATAATCCTTTGCGTCCGCTTAATATGTCTGATGAGTGGGAGTTTGAGGCTCTTAATTTATTGGAAAAAAAACAGGTTAATGAAATTTCGTCAATAGAAACTATTAATAATAGCCCCTATATGCGACTTATTCGCCCTTTGATTTTAGATAAAAACTGTTTAACCTGTCATACTCAACCTCAAAATACCTTGGGTGCAATTCATGGTGGTATAAGTGTTTTGGTTCCTATGGAACCTTTTACTCAAATTGCACAAGAAACTTATTTTCAGATGATATTAAGCCACTTAGCTTTATGGCTTATTGTTGTTATTTTAATTTTTTGGGGCGGGAATTATCTCAACACAAATATGAATGCCAAAGAAAAGGCGGAACAAGACCTTAAAAACTTGGCTTGTGAACTTGAAGATAGGGTAAAAGAGCGCACCAAAGAATTGGCGTTAAAACAAAGCCAACTTGTAGCTTTTATGAATAATTCAGATGCAGGTATTTTCTTAAAAAACAAGGTGGGAGAATATGTTTTATGTAACGCATATTACGCCGCCTTACTCGGGAGAACCACTAAAGAAATCAAAGCTTGCGTAGATACAATGCTTATGCCGTCTGAGTTATCAAATAAAATCAAGACTGCTGAAAATGCCGCTTGTAAAGATTTGACCGCTGTTGAAATTTCCGGACACTTTGATCTAAATGATAAAAGCGAAATCTTTGTTGCTCATATTTTTCCTATAATTAACGAAAAAGGTTTAATTGATGGAGTCGGCGGTATTATTATGAATGATACCGAGAGGATAGCCAGTGAAGAGGTGTTAAAAAATGCCAAAGCCGTCGCTGAATCTGCCAGTCGTTCAAAGAGTGATTTTTTGGCAAATATGAGCCATGAAATTCGTACTCCTTTAAACGGAGTTATCGGTATGGCTGATTTATTGTTGCAAACAAAGCTCAACCAAGAACAAGCATCAATGGCGGCGACTATTAAAAATAGTGGCGATAGTTTACTTGTTGTTTTAAACGATATTTTAGATTTTTCTAAGATAGAAGCCGGTAAAATGTCTATAGACTCAGAACCGTTTAGTCTTAGAGATATGATATTTGGTGCAGTAAAAGCGATTGCACCGATTGCTTATAAAAAGAATTTAGAATTAATTGTAGATATAAATTCCAATATTCCCGATCATTTAGACGGAGATAGCAACAGAATTAGACAGGTTGTAACAAATTTTTTAAGTAACGCCATTAAATTTACCGATAGCGGTGAGGTTAGTTTAAGCGTTGAGTTGGTTAATTTACAGGCAAACAAAGTTTCTTTGAAAATTAAAGTTCAAGATACCGGAATAGGCATTCCGTTTGAAAAACAAAAAAATATTTTTGATTCTTTTGAACAGGGAGACTCTTCGACGACTCGCAAATATGGCGGAACTGGGCTTGGTTTAACGATCTCTCATCGCTTAACAGTATTGATGGGCGGTGAAATTTCTTTAGAGAGTGAACAGGGCAAGGGTAGTACCTTTTCTGTCAGTTTGGAGTTGCCGTTTTTAGTTGATTCTTCCCTTTCAAAAATTGGTATGTCGACGGTACAGTTTAAAGGTTTAAAAGCCTTGATCGTTGATGATAACGCCACAAACAGAAGAATTTACTCTGAATATCTTTCTTCGTGGAATTTTAGCGTCCAAGATAGCGTAAGCGTCGATGATGCCATGCATCATTTAAAGCTTGGGCTTAATTCTCATAGAGCTTTTGATATTGTTTTATTAGATGTACATATGCCGGATAAAGACGGTTTTTATATGTTGGAACTGATGCGTTCTAACCCTGATTTTCAAGATGTACCCGTGATTTTATTATCCTCTGCCAATGTCTTTCTTGATAGTGATGAGTTAAAGAGCTATGATGTATTGTTGTCTAAACCTATTCGTCCGGAAGAATTAATGTTGGCTATGGGCAAGGCACTTGGGCTTTGTAGCAATGAACTTTGTATTGACAGTAACGCCAGCTATATCGACAAAGATGTAACGGCACGTATTCAATTAAATATTCTTTTAGCAGAAGATATGGAGATGAACCAACTTGTTATCTCAAAAATGCTTTCTACGTTAGGACATAATTATACAATTGTTGAAAATGGACAAAAGGTTTTGGAGGCGTTAGAGAAAGCTACTTATGATCTTGTTATGATGGATATTCAAATGCCGATCATGGACGGAATTAGAGCTACTCAGCTTATTCGAGAAAAAGAAAAAAACAATAACTCAGGTCAATATACTCCAATTATTGCGTTAACAGCAAATGCTTTAAAAGGAGATCGTGAAAAATATCTTGCAATAGGTATGGATAATTATGTTTCTAAACCTATTCAGCTTGAAGCCCTTTCTAAATCTTTAAATGATATTATGGCACGTTTTATAAGTGCAAAACTGAATAATTATACTGTTAACAGTGGCGTTGTAAGTATTATTGGAACAACAAATAGCGAGCCTCTAAATTCACAAAACTCTGATTTTTTAGATAACAAAATTGATTCTGGAAATGTTGCCGCCCTTGCTGATTTAAAAGAAAATCAAAAAGAAGAACATAAAAGAGAAAATATACCAATAGAAGGTATAAGTGATAGTATAGATAAAGCAGTTGTTTCCAATGCCTTTGGTGGAAATAATGAATTGATTGCCGCAACAATGGACGTTTACTTTAGAGATGCACCCATTCAGCTTAATGGTATTTTAGAGGCAATTAATGAAGGTAATAACGAATTGTTAGTTTCTTCGGCTCACTCTCTTAAAGGAATTTCAAGTTATTATAGTCGTGGAGCGGTTTATCAGACTTGTTTGAAAATAGAAAAATATGGAAGAGACAAAATGTTGCCTGATGCAAAAGAAGAACTTACCAGCGAATATTATTATTTATCTAAAAATATGGAGGCTCTTATCCTGAGTATGAAAAACTTTTTTAAGGAATAG
- a CDS encoding penicillin-binding transpeptidase domain-containing protein, whose amino-acid sequence MKWQLSKERDKKRSSRNSRQKKTSFFSKTVSSHTTSLDATTTKSTGQVDWTRRRIKIVGVVFALLWCLLLAKAAHVQIVDGQRLALVALRQHQTTELITGKRGDILDRNGNVLARSVEFRSVFIQPQDVVEPRVVAQRLSKALNMPEKQVYAALTEKRRFVWLARKLDDQTALNVKNANLPGVHLTTEYERVYPMKHLAGQLLGFVGIDDRGLEGLELAFNESLSGQGTRKMVMRDAAGRKLYLNSQEGMDGASGADLKLSLDINVQFFAEEALEKAVSKNKAKWGGCLVVEVKSGDILAWAEYPFFNPNSITASNGFIKRNKLAMDALEQGSTIKPFLLAAALEEKVITPDSTYYCEKGRWRINGVTIRDTKPYDKLPVNKILRYSSNIGMAKIGIQLGSEKYYSYLSRLGFGQKTNIQLAGESRGILRPYKQWQPIDLAATSFGQSFSATGLQVVQAYNTLANNGVKKALRLVIDKNEASFPPERIYSEEVSRQVRSMMREVVEEDGTGKQARIPGISVGGKTGTAQKVDKGGAGYGSGRVASFVGMVPIEEPEYLVFVVLDEPTLTSYGGVVAAPVFQQVALRTLAYFGHASNIQLAAFNEPIVEEISEGAALPEGVDLGGATIEAAISDLVKQTTRPKVMPKITGKSVRSAVEQLSSYGFVPVINGKGSVVVRQDPQPGAPWPDPEKNNVKCTLWLSEG is encoded by the coding sequence ATGAAGTGGCAGTTAAGCAAAGAGAGAGACAAAAAACGTAGCTCTAGAAACAGTAGACAGAAAAAGACTTCTTTTTTTTCTAAAACTGTTAGTAGTCATACGACTTCTCTTGATGCTACAACAACAAAAAGCACAGGACAAGTTGACTGGACACGCAGGCGTATTAAAATTGTCGGCGTTGTCTTTGCTTTGCTTTGGTGTCTATTGTTGGCTAAAGCGGCTCATGTTCAAATAGTAGATGGTCAACGCCTTGCTCTTGTTGCTCTAAGACAACATCAAACCACAGAATTGATTACCGGGAAAAGAGGCGATATTTTAGATCGTAATGGTAATGTTTTGGCTCGTAGCGTTGAATTTCGTTCTGTTTTTATTCAACCTCAAGATGTTGTCGAACCTCGTGTTGTGGCTCAACGGTTGTCAAAAGCTTTAAATATGCCTGAAAAACAGGTGTATGCGGCATTAACTGAAAAAAGGCGTTTTGTTTGGCTTGCTCGTAAGTTAGATGACCAAACAGCTTTAAATGTGAAAAATGCCAATTTGCCGGGAGTTCATTTAACGACTGAATATGAAAGAGTTTATCCGATGAAACATTTGGCCGGGCAACTGCTTGGTTTTGTTGGAATTGATGACAGAGGTCTTGAAGGACTGGAACTTGCTTTTAACGAAAGTTTATCAGGGCAGGGAACTCGTAAAATGGTTATGCGTGATGCTGCCGGAAGAAAGCTTTATTTAAACAGTCAAGAAGGCATGGACGGTGCATCAGGAGCAGATTTAAAGTTAAGTTTAGACATTAACGTGCAATTTTTTGCCGAAGAAGCCTTAGAAAAAGCGGTTTCAAAAAATAAAGCCAAGTGGGGCGGTTGTCTTGTTGTTGAAGTTAAAAGCGGAGACATCTTAGCTTGGGCTGAATATCCGTTTTTTAATCCGAACAGCATTACAGCAAGTAATGGTTTTATAAAACGCAATAAGCTTGCTATGGACGCTTTGGAACAAGGCTCGACAATTAAACCGTTTTTATTGGCAGCCGCCCTTGAAGAAAAAGTTATTACCCCAGATTCAACATATTATTGTGAAAAAGGTCGTTGGCGTATTAATGGGGTTACTATTCGTGATACTAAACCTTACGATAAGTTACCTGTTAATAAAATATTACGTTATTCAAGTAACATAGGTATGGCTAAGATAGGTATTCAGCTTGGTTCTGAAAAATATTATTCTTATTTGTCTCGTCTTGGTTTTGGACAAAAGACCAATATTCAATTAGCCGGAGAAAGCCGTGGTATTTTGCGTCCTTATAAGCAATGGCAACCGATTGACTTAGCCGCAACATCTTTTGGACAAAGTTTTTCGGCAACAGGTTTACAGGTTGTTCAAGCCTATAATACTTTAGCCAATAATGGAGTTAAAAAAGCTTTACGCTTGGTTATAGATAAAAATGAGGCTTCTTTTCCTCCTGAACGTATTTACTCCGAAGAGGTAAGTAGGCAAGTGCGTTCGATGATGCGTGAAGTTGTTGAAGAAGACGGAACAGGTAAACAGGCAAGAATTCCCGGTATCTCCGTTGGTGGTAAAACAGGAACAGCTCAAAAAGTTGATAAAGGCGGAGCAGGATACGGCAGCGGGCGAGTGGCTTCTTTTGTCGGAATGGTGCCTATTGAAGAACCTGAATATTTAGTTTTTGTAGTTTTGGACGAACCAACTCTTACTTCATATGGTGGTGTTGTTGCGGCCCCTGTTTTTCAACAGGTTGCTTTAAGAACTTTAGCTTATTTTGGACACGCTTCAAATATTCAATTGGCTGCTTTTAATGAACCTATTGTTGAAGAAATTTCTGAGGGTGCGGCTTTACCCGAGGGTGTTGATCTTGGCGGTGCGACTATCGAAGCGGCAATTAGTGATTTAGTAAAACAAACAACGCGTCCCAAAGTTATGCCTAAAATCACCGGGAAAAGTGTGCGTAGCGCCGTTGAACAATTGTCGAGTTATGGTTTTGTTCCTGTAATAAACGGAAAGGGTAGTGTTGTTGTGCGTCAAGACCCCCAACCCGGAGCGCCTTGGCCTGACCCTGAAAAAAACAATGTAAAGTGTACCTTATGGTTGTCGGAGGGTTAG
- the rsmH gene encoding 16S rRNA (cytosine(1402)-N(4))-methyltransferase RsmH, with the protein MAFQNTQEKQQENMNRGAYTPKHISILLSECIDALALKDNALYLDATLGLGGHSEGILQKAQAMGLKNFKLLGFDRDPDALAFATKRLAPFGEAFQAVQSCFSNVDAVLSELGYSGACLDGVLADLGVSSMQLDFAERGFSFLHDAPLDMRMSKAGRSAKNVVNESEESELQKIIAEFGEDPLAGRIAKAIVQARFKKSIETTLELAQIVFDAYPAKWRFTARNHPATRTFQALRIFVNEELFELNKFLSTIVTRLKPGARLALISFHSLEDRIVKHFFKEEAKACVCPPAFPICRCNKKVTLKIISSKPILPSKDEIVFNSRSASAKLRVAEKI; encoded by the coding sequence ATGGCATTTCAAAATACACAAGAAAAACAACAAGAAAATATGAACAGAGGAGCATATACTCCGAAGCATATTTCTATTTTGTTGTCTGAGTGTATAGATGCTTTAGCATTAAAAGATAATGCCTTATATTTAGATGCAACTTTAGGCTTGGGCGGGCATTCTGAGGGTATTTTACAAAAAGCACAGGCTATGGGTTTAAAAAACTTTAAGTTGCTTGGCTTTGATAGAGACCCTGATGCTTTAGCGTTTGCTACCAAGCGTTTAGCTCCGTTTGGTGAAGCTTTTCAAGCTGTGCAATCTTGTTTTAGTAATGTTGATGCCGTTTTAAGCGAACTTGGTTATTCCGGGGCTTGTCTTGACGGTGTTTTGGCTGATCTCGGAGTTTCTTCCATGCAACTTGATTTTGCCGAACGTGGGTTTAGTTTTTTGCATGATGCCCCCTTAGATATGAGAATGAGCAAGGCGGGGCGCAGTGCCAAGAATGTGGTTAACGAGAGTGAAGAGTCTGAGTTGCAAAAAATTATAGCCGAGTTTGGTGAAGACCCCTTAGCGGGACGCATCGCTAAGGCAATTGTTCAGGCACGTTTTAAAAAAAGCATCGAAACTACTTTAGAATTAGCTCAAATTGTCTTTGATGCTTATCCTGCCAAGTGGCGTTTTACAGCAAGAAATCATCCGGCTACTCGCACTTTTCAAGCCCTGCGTATTTTTGTTAATGAGGAACTTTTTGAATTGAATAAATTTCTTTCAACAATTGTTACAAGGTTAAAACCCGGAGCAAGACTGGCTTTAATCAGTTTTCACTCTTTGGAAGACCGAATTGTAAAACATTTTTTTAAAGAAGAAGCCAAGGCTTGTGTTTGTCCTCCGGCTTTTCCGATCTGTAGATGTAATAAAAAGGTTACCTTAAAAATAATTAGCTCTAAACCAATTTTACCGTCAAAAGATGAAATTGTTTTTAACTCTCGCTCTGCCAGTGCTAAACTCAGAGTTGCAGAAAAAATCTAG
- the mraZ gene encoding division/cell wall cluster transcriptional repressor MraZ — MSKLKLFRGRFSRSVDDKGRLMLPTELRSVLESRSESSKIIFTTYDGCIVGFPLPDWEQLEEAFYQLKNPPLTVRNFRRLVIGGAEECNIDAQGRVRLSKTHLEYSGIESELIIVGQGQKLELWQPQKLEEVLKQDYDVASLLAESGVDFSF, encoded by the coding sequence ATGTCTAAGTTGAAATTATTTAGAGGGCGTTTTAGCCGAAGCGTAGATGATAAGGGGCGTTTAATGCTTCCTACAGAATTGCGTTCGGTTTTGGAATCACGCAGTGAGTCTTCTAAGATAATTTTTACAACTTATGACGGCTGTATAGTTGGATTCCCTTTACCCGATTGGGAACAGCTTGAAGAAGCTTTTTATCAACTTAAAAATCCTCCCTTAACAGTAAGAAACTTTAGGCGTTTGGTAATAGGCGGAGCCGAAGAGTGTAACATTGATGCACAAGGAAGAGTTCGTTTATCAAAAACCCACCTTGAATATTCAGGAATAGAGTCAGAATTGATTATAGTCGGGCAAGGTCAAAAGCTTGAATTATGGCAACCTCAGAAGTTGGAAGAAGTCTTAAAACAAGATTATGACGTTGCTTCTTTGTTAGCTGAAAGCGGTGTTGATTTTTCTTTTTAA